In Sphingomonas psychrotolerans, the following proteins share a genomic window:
- a CDS encoding 2-oxoacid:ferredoxin oxidoreductase subunit beta, translated as MNEITTIRPSTPKDWETDQEVRWCPGCGDYAILKAVQRTMPEIGGTPENTVFVSGIGCSSRFPYYMETYGFHTIHGRAPAVATGVKLANPDLDVWIITGDGDALSIGGNHTMHLLRRNLNCQVLLFNNEIYGLTKGQYSPTSREGTRSPSTPFGSVDHPAKPCAFALGSGGRFVARGIDVNKNLPSVLKAAHAHQGAAFVEIFQNCIVYNDDVFEPFTAKPNAAHNQLWVEHGKPMLFAGGAKGISLDREALTVKVVDVVDGDWEAAGVIVHNVSNRAIAHMLVEMPFGPFPMALGVLYDDPAPTFESAVVAQNKAAAEGKLPDLQKLVAKGQTWMVDKQPHAM; from the coding sequence ATGAACGAGATCACCACCATCCGTCCCAGCACGCCGAAGGATTGGGAGACCGACCAGGAGGTGCGCTGGTGCCCGGGCTGCGGCGATTATGCGATCCTCAAGGCGGTGCAGCGCACCATGCCCGAGATCGGCGGCACGCCCGAGAACACCGTGTTCGTCAGCGGGATCGGCTGCTCTTCGCGCTTTCCCTATTATATGGAGACCTATGGCTTCCACACCATCCACGGCCGCGCGCCGGCGGTGGCGACCGGGGTCAAGCTTGCCAATCCCGATCTCGACGTGTGGATCATCACCGGCGACGGCGACGCGCTGTCGATCGGCGGCAACCACACGATGCATCTGCTCAGACGGAATCTGAACTGCCAGGTCCTGCTGTTCAACAACGAGATCTATGGCCTCACCAAGGGTCAATATTCGCCGACCTCGCGTGAGGGCACCCGCAGCCCGTCGACGCCGTTCGGCTCGGTCGATCACCCTGCCAAGCCTTGCGCCTTCGCCCTCGGCAGCGGCGGGCGTTTCGTCGCGCGCGGGATCGACGTGAACAAGAACCTGCCATCGGTTCTCAAGGCGGCGCATGCGCATCAGGGCGCGGCGTTCGTCGAGATCTTCCAGAATTGCATCGTCTATAACGACGACGTGTTCGAGCCCTTCACCGCCAAGCCCAATGCCGCGCACAACCAGCTCTGGGTCGAGCACGGCAAGCCGATGCTGTTCGCGGGCGGCGCCAAGGGGATATCGCTCGATCGCGAGGCGCTGACAGTGAAAGTGGTCGACGTTGTCGATGGCGACTGGGAGGCCGCGGGAGTGATCGTCCACAACGTCTCCAACCGCGCGATCGCCCATATGCTGGTCGAGATGCCGTTCGGGCCGTTCCCGATGGCGCTGGGCGTGCTCTACGACGATCCCGCGCCGACCTTCGAGAGCGCCGTGGTCGCCCAGAACAAGGCTGCCGCCGAGGGCAAATTGCCCGACCTGCAAAAGCTCGTCGCCAAGGGCCAGACCTGGATGGTCGACAAGCAGCCGCACGCTATGTGA